The sequence TGACGCCTCGTGCGCAGGTCATGGTGGGTATAGCTCAGCTGGTAGAGCGCCGCCTTGTGGTGGCGGATGTCGCGGGTTCAAGTCCCGTTACTCACCCTGATGAGGTCGAGCCCCTGATCGCAGCGATGCGGTCGGGGGCTCGACCCGTTTCTCGCCCGGGTGGCGGGGTGCGGCAGGCTTGACCCGTGGATGCAGACGACAACGGCGAACGCCTCGCGCAGTGGATCGAGGCCCTCGGTCTCACCGAGCAGCTGGGCGAGGCGGGGCTGCCGAGCTTCGTTCGTGACCCGGGCGGTCGCCCGCAGTGGAGCGACCCGCGCACCGGCGAGCCGCTGACCCGCGAGCAGCTGGCGGAGCTCGACCGCGTGTTGCACCAGGAAGGCACGGAGCCGGCCCACGCCGTACCCGTGGCGCTGGTCAAGCTGCGGCGCCTGGCCCAGGTCCGCGAGCGGCTCCTGGCGAGCGAGCGCCTGGACTATGCCGCCGTGGCGCAGCGGCGCGGCTGCAGCGTCAACGCGGCCCGCTTCGCCCTGCACAAGGCGGCCGGCGCCCACGAGGTCCTGCTCGTCCCCCACGGCGAGGGCGTCATCGTGCCGGCCTTCCAGCTCACGCCCGACGGTGACGTGCGACGCGACCTGCTACCGGTCCTGCGGCCACTCCTGGCCGCGGGGATGGACCCCTGGCGGGCCTGGGGCTGGTTGACCGAGCCCGTGGCCCTGCTCGGTGGGTTGGTGCCGGCGCAGGTCGCGGACGACCCCGAGCACGCCGACGTCGTACGCCGCGCAGCGCTGGCCCTCGCCGAGCGCAGCAGCGAGGGCTAGGACTCACCTCGTGTGGGTACGGGCTCGACACGGGCAACGCGGCGTGCACACCGCAACGCTCTCAGGCCCACGGGGTCGAAGACACGGCCCCGTGGACCGCCCGTGACGCCCGCGCCCGAGCGTCGACCGGTCTTGACCACTCGCAGCGCTTTCAACGATGAGCCTTGACCTGTCGGACCTGACGACTACGTTGACCCGGTGATCCACGGGGAGAAGAGCTTTGACGTCGCGATCGTCGGGGGCGGGCACAACGCTCTCGTCGCTGCCGCCTACCTGGCACGAGGTGGTCTCTCCGTCGCACTGCTGGAGAGGTTGCCCCACACCGGCGGGGCGGCGGTCACCACCGCGCCCTTCAACGGTCTCGATGCCCGGCTGTCGCGCTACTCCTACCTGGTCAGCCTGATGCCCGAACCGCTGATGGCCGACCTCGACCTCGGCGTTCGGCTGGCGTCGCGTCCCACGGCGTCGTACACCCCCTACACCCGCCGCGGGCGCCACGACGGACTGCTCGTCGAACGTCCCGAGGGCGGGGCCACCCGCAGGTCCTTCCGGAAGCTGACCGGCTCAGACCAGGAATACGACGCCTGGCGCACCTTCTATGCCGACGTCGCCGACCTGGCGCGCGTGGTGGCCCCGACCTTCATGAGCCCGCTCCCGCTGGAGCACCAGGTGCGCGAGCAGGTCGCGCCCCACGTCTGGCGCGACCTGGTGACCCAGCCCCTCGGCCAGACCATCGAGGAGAGATTCACCGACGACCTCGTTCGCGGTGTCGTCGCCACCGACGGCCTCATCGGCACCTTCGCCTCACTGCACGACCCGTCCCTGCTCCAGAACCGCTGCTCCCTCTACCACCTCGCCGGCAACGGCACCGGTGAGTGGCGGGTCCCGGTCGGAGGCATGGGCGCCCTGACCGACGCCCTCGCCAGGTCGGCGGTCTCGGCCGGTGCCACCGTGATGACAGGGGCCGAGGTGTCCAGGATCGAGCCCGGCGACGACTCGGCGACCGTCGTGTGGACCGACGGCACACACACGCAGTCCCTGCGCTGTCGCCGCGTGCTCTCCGGGGTCGCCCCGTGGGTGCTGCGCGAGCTGCTGGGAGAGGAGCAACCTCCCGATGCCAAGCCCGTCGGCTCCCAGCTCAAGATCAACTTCCTGCTCGACCGGTTGCCCCGGCTCAAGTCCGGCACCGACCCCCGGGTGGCCTTCGCCGGCACCGTGCACCTCAGCGAGGGCTACACCCAGCTCGAGCGTGCGTATGCCGAGGCGTCGGCCGGCGAGGTGCCGACCGAGCTGCCCGGCGAGATCTATTGCCACTCCCTCAACGACCCCTCGATCCTGGGCTCCCTGTCGGAGAGCGGCGCGCACACCCTGACCTACTTCGGCCTGCACACCCCAGCGTCGCTGTTCGACGAATACGACAGCGCCGCGGTCAAGGCGAAGGCCGTGGAGCGCGCGATCAGCTCGATCAACGAGCACCTCGCCGAACCCATCCAGTGGTGCGTCACCTCCGACGCCGACGGCGTCCCCTGCGTCGAGGCCAAGGTGCCCCAGGACCTCGAGCGTGACCTGGCGATGCCGGGCGGGCACATCTTCCACGGAGACCTTGCCTGGCCGTGGGCGCCCAACCGGGCCCGGCTCGACACCCCCGCCCAGCAGTGGGGCGTGCACACCGACCACGACTCCGTCCTGCTGTGCGGCGCCGGCGCTCGTCGGGGCGGGGCCGTGTCTGGCATCGGAGGTCACAACGCCGCGCAGGCTGTGCTGGCGGAGCTGGGTTGACCCCCTGCTCTTGCTCGATTTCACCCCAGGTGGTCGCGCGTGTAAGGTTTCTCCTCGTTGCATCTCATCGTGCGACATGCGCCATTAGCTCAATTGGCAGAGCAGCTGACTCTTAATCAGCGGGTTCGGGGTTCGAGTCCCTGATGGCGTACACATCACTGAAGGTCAGAGGCCCTCTCCGGTTCCCGGAGAGGGCTTTTCTGCGTCGAGAGTCAGATGCGATCGCCCGACGAGCGCCCGGGTCGGGTCCGGCCACGCCATGCTGTGGTCAGGACGGTTCGGCGGGTGGTGCCCAGCATGGCGTCTCCTCTCCCCCGGTCAGCGCCTACGTCTGTGCACGTAGCGGCGCACCGGGGGCTCCTGCGCCACCATCGGCGCGCCCGCCAGGTTGACGAGCGGCAGGAAGGTGCTGGCGAGGTTGGGAGCCGCCAGCAGCGGCGGCAGGTAGTCGAGAGCAGCAGGGTCGACATACGGCATGTATTGGCGGCTGCAGACTTCCGGATCGATGCGATCGGCGGCTGCCGGTCCACGGTGCCTCAAGGCGTCCATCACCAGCTCGTAGGCAACCGGATCGACGGTGCCCAGCAAGTTGTGCTCGTAGACGTCGGCAGGGCAGATGTCTTGGACCGGGATGTTGGCGATGCGTCCGTTGCCAGTGAGGAAGGACGACGTCATCGGCGTGACCACCTCGTCGCGTTCGGTCGTGATCACGGTGTAGCTGATGCCGGCGAACGTCTCTGCGCGGCTGTTGAGCGCCGCCATGAACCGGGATCCGGCGAGCTGCTGCCACACGGCGGGCGAGCAGGTGGTCGCGCCCCGGACGCAGCCCTGGATGGCGGTGGTGCCGTGGTTGGAGGGGGCCATTCCGATGAGGTCGTCGACCATCTTGCGGGTGTCGGGCCAGAAACGCAGGGCCCAGCGGGGGTTCATCCCGCCCTGGCTGTGGCCCAGGATCGAGACCTTCTTTCCTGTACGTCGATGCATGGTCCGGATCGCGAACACGTGGTGCTCGCCGGCGGTCTGGACGTCGCCGAACGTGTGGTGCGGCATGGTGATCGCGCACCAGTAGCGTCCCTGAGCGGTGAAGGCCTTCATGTAGTTCCAGGAGAAGTTCTCCTCGGGCGTGACACTGGTCCCGGGACTCAGGAGGACGGGGCGCTTCCCGGCCCGGGGCGAGCCGTGGCACGACAGGGCTGCCCGCAGCTGGGACCTCGGCACCGACAGCTTCGGTCCCGGGCGGCCGAGTGGCGCGTACTTCGGCGCTGCTGCCTGCCTGGTGACGCGGGTCTCAGCCCCAGCGGGGACCGAGAGGGTCATGGCCGACAGGGTGACGCCGATCAGCGTCATGGACACGAGCAGGCAAAGAGGGCGCGGCACGGCACGTCAACGAGTCGTTGATCGGATGGTCACGTGACCGCACCGGACCGTCCACCGGGCCTGGCCTTCTTCGTTCACTTCCCCGTGCCGGCCCGCTTCCGGCCGCGCTTGCGCTCACGAGCCAGGTCCCACAGGTAGGCGTCGAAGTCGACCTGCATGGTGTGCCGCGGGGACGCATAGAACTGTCGCTTGTTGCGCGCGTGGTCCTCGAGCATCTGTCGACGCACGAGACGCGGCGCCGGCCGGACGTAGTCGCCGGTCAACATCTCGGCGATCCAGGCACCCTGTGACTCCGCGATCGGCATCACGGCGCCGATCGGCTGGACGAGGCCCAGGAAGTAGAGCCCCGGCAGGTCGGGATGGACCGTGCGCTTCCATAGCGGGAAGTCGTTGTTGCGGGGATCGACCAGCGAGTGGTCGAGGAACGGGAAGGACACGCGATAGCCGGTGGCCCACACGATGAGGTCGGCCGGGGCGCTCGACCCGTCGACGAAGACCACCCGGTCACCGTCGAGGCGCTCGATGCCCGGGCGGGCCGTCACCGCTCCTGCCTCGAGCCGCTCGCGGATCTGCTGCGACTGCACCGGGTGGGACCGGCCGGGAGCGTGGGCGGGCTTGGGCACGCCGTACTTGGTCAGGTCACCCGCTGCCCGGGCCCCGATGGCCAGCCGCACCCCGGTGACCCACCACGGCAGCCAGCCCGGCAGCGCCACCTGGTCGCTGGCCTGGCCGAGGAAGAACTTCTTCAGCACCCACTCCGGGCGGCGCACGGACCAGGTCGTGGTGCGCGCGCGATGGGAGGCCTCGACCGTGATGTCCATCGCGGAGTTGCCTGCGCCGACGACCACCACGTCGCGGCCCTCGAGCTGGTCGCCGTTGCGGTAGTCGTGGGCGTGCATCTGCTCGCCGTCGAAGTGTCCCGGATAGGCAGGCTCCGGCCAGCGCGCGTCCCAGTGGTGTCCGTTGGCGACCAGCACCGCGTCATACGTCTCCTCACGGACCCCCTCGGGACCGCTCACCCGCACCCGCCAGCGACCGTCGTCGGTGCGCGAGACGTCCTGCACCTCGGTGTCGAAGGTGATGGTGTGACGGAAGCCGAAGTGGTCGACGTAGTCCTCGAAGTAGGCGTGGACCTGGTCGTGGCGCGCATAGTCGGGATAGTCGGCCGGCATCGGGAAGTCGGAGAAGGCCATCCGCGGGCACGAGGTGTTGATCTCCAGCGTCTCGTAGCAGGCCGAGCGACCGTTGGGGTTCTGATAGACCCAGTTGCCGCCGATCGCCGAGCCCGCCTCGAAGCAGTCGAAGGGCACTCCTGCGAGATAGAGCTGCTTGGCCGCCGCGATGCCCGAGGAACCGGCGCCGATGATGCAGGCCCTTGGGAGGGTCTCGTCGACCGGCACGGACGTCGTCACCGCCGGGGCCCGGTGGGACTGCTTCACGGAGTAGGCCATCAGGACTCCTGGACCGACGGTGCCGTACTGCCGCCGAGCTCCATGGCCGGCAGGCCGAGCTTGCGGTGGTCCCACGACCTGGTCCGCTCGATGTCGAGGCGGACCACGACCCGGTTGTGCATCATCACGTCGAGGAACGGACGCAGCTCGGGGGTGTATGGCGCGTTGTAGCGCTCGAACACCTGCAGGCAGACCCGCTCCAACAGCTCCGGGTCGTCGTCGATGACGACGCCGCGGCCTTCCATCGAGACGCCCCGGAGCGTGTCGTAGGTGTGGCCGGCCTCCACCAGGAAGGTCATCCGGTCGTTGCGCCGCAGGTTGACGACCTTCTGCGACTTGGGCTTGGTCTCCAGCCAGACGTGGCCGTCGAACCACGCGTACCACATGCCGATGAGGTGGATCTGGCCCTGCGGACCGACCGTGGCTATGGTCGCGCTGCGCTGCCGGGTCAGGAAGTCGTCGACCTCGGAGTCGGACATGACGATGGCGTCGCGCTGTTTCACGCGCTCACCCTAGACGCAGCACCTCAGAGATAGAGGCCCGTCGAACCGGCTTCGAGCCGTTCGGCTGCGACGGCGTGCACGTCGCGCTCACGCATCACGACGTAGACCTCACCGTGCACCTCGACCTCGGCCTTGTCCTCGGGGTCGAACAACACCCGGTCGCCGACCTCGACCGCACGGGCGTGGGGGCCCACTGCGATGACCTTCGACCACTGCAGCCGCCGGGCACCCATGGCGGCGGTGGCCGGGATGACGATCCCACCCGACGACCGACGCTCGCCAGCGTCGCGGTCGAGATCGACCAGGACCCGGTCGTGCAGCATCTTGATGGGGGCGGCGCCCGGGGTCCTGCTCACGAGTGGGTCCGGATGGCGCTCAGCGGACGACCTTGCGGATGATGGCGAGCAGCACGATGGCGCCCACGACCCCGCCGGCGACCTTGAGGATGTTGTCGGTGCGCGGGGCGCCGCTCTCGAGGTCGACGAAGTGTGACTTCACCGAGGTCACCTCGCGACCGACGATGGTCTTGGGGTTGGCACGGTGGGCGAGCTGGTCGATCGTGCTGGCGAGACGCTGACGCGCCTCCTCGATCTCCCGCTCGAGCGAGGTCAGTTCGTTGGTCACCCGGGCAGGCTATCAATCGAGCGCGGATCGAATCCCCATGGCAGCTCGAGCCGGTGGGCGGCCATCAGGGCGTCGTCGGTGAGCACGTCGAAGGTGGCTGCGTCTGCCACCACCACTCCGTCACTGAGCACCACCGAGCGCGGGCAGAGCTCGAGGGCGTATGGCAGGTCGTGCGTCACCATCAGCACGGTCACGTCCAGCGAGCGCAGGATGTCAGCGAGCTCGCGGCGGCTCGTGGGGTCGAGGTTGGAGCTGGGCTCGTCCAGCACCAGGATCTCGGGCTCCATCGCCAGCACGGTCGCCACGGCCACTCGACGACGTTGGCCGAAGGAGAGGTGATGGGGCGGACGGTCGGCGAAGTCGGCCATGCCGACCTTGTCCAGGGCGTCCATCACCCGCCGGTCCAGGGCCTTGCCGCGCAGACCGAGGTTGGCCGGGCCGAAGGCCACGTCCTGTCGCACGCTGCCGAGGAACAGCTGGTCGTCCGGGTCCTGGAAGACGACCCCGACCCGCCGGCGGATCTGCGCCAGGTTGGCCTTGGCCACCGGCAGGCCACTGACCGTGACCGTCCCCGCACCGGCGGTCAGGATGCCGTTGAGGTGGAGGACCAACGTGGTCTTGCCCGCGCCGTTGGGTCCGAGGAGGGCGACCCGCTCGCCCTGGTGGACGTGCAGGTCCACGCCGTACAACGCCTGATGGCCGTCGGGATAGGCGAAGGCCAGCCGGCGGACGTCCAGCACCGGGGTGGTCATGGCAACCGCCCGTCATAGCCGCGCGAGAGCATCGCGAGGTGGACCCGCTCACCGCGCTCGTAGGAGCGGATGAACAGCGCCCCCATGGCGCGCGCCAGCGTCGGCCAGTGCTTCGGCGACCTCGGGTCGCAGCCGCGGGACCGCATCGCGACCAGCATCCGCGACAGCTCGCCGGTGACGACGTCGAGATAGCGGATCATGAAGCCCATGATCTGCACGATCAGGTCGGGCATGCGCAGGCGAGCCAGGCCACGGAGCAGGTCGGACGGCTCCGTGGTCGCGGCCAGGGTC comes from Nocardioides piscis and encodes:
- a CDS encoding phytoene desaturase family protein, with translation MIHGEKSFDVAIVGGGHNALVAAAYLARGGLSVALLERLPHTGGAAVTTAPFNGLDARLSRYSYLVSLMPEPLMADLDLGVRLASRPTASYTPYTRRGRHDGLLVERPEGGATRRSFRKLTGSDQEYDAWRTFYADVADLARVVAPTFMSPLPLEHQVREQVAPHVWRDLVTQPLGQTIEERFTDDLVRGVVATDGLIGTFASLHDPSLLQNRCSLYHLAGNGTGEWRVPVGGMGALTDALARSAVSAGATVMTGAEVSRIEPGDDSATVVWTDGTHTQSLRCRRVLSGVAPWVLRELLGEEQPPDAKPVGSQLKINFLLDRLPRLKSGTDPRVAFAGTVHLSEGYTQLERAYAEASAGEVPTELPGEIYCHSLNDPSILGSLSESGAHTLTYFGLHTPASLFDEYDSAAVKAKAVERAISSINEHLAEPIQWCVTSDADGVPCVEAKVPQDLERDLAMPGGHIFHGDLAWPWAPNRARLDTPAQQWGVHTDHDSVLLCGAGARRGGAVSGIGGHNAAQAVLAELG
- a CDS encoding esterase/lipase family protein: MTLIGVTLSAMTLSVPAGAETRVTRQAAAPKYAPLGRPGPKLSVPRSQLRAALSCHGSPRAGKRPVLLSPGTSVTPEENFSWNYMKAFTAQGRYWCAITMPHHTFGDVQTAGEHHVFAIRTMHRRTGKKVSILGHSQGGMNPRWALRFWPDTRKMVDDLIGMAPSNHGTTAIQGCVRGATTCSPAVWQQLAGSRFMAALNSRAETFAGISYTVITTERDEVVTPMTSSFLTGNGRIANIPVQDICPADVYEHNLLGTVDPVAYELVMDALRHRGPAAADRIDPEVCSRQYMPYVDPAALDYLPPLLAAPNLASTFLPLVNLAGAPMVAQEPPVRRYVHRRRR
- a CDS encoding flavin-containing monooxygenase gives rise to the protein MAYSVKQSHRAPAVTTSVPVDETLPRACIIGAGSSGIAAAKQLYLAGVPFDCFEAGSAIGGNWVYQNPNGRSACYETLEINTSCPRMAFSDFPMPADYPDYARHDQVHAYFEDYVDHFGFRHTITFDTEVQDVSRTDDGRWRVRVSGPEGVREETYDAVLVANGHHWDARWPEPAYPGHFDGEQMHAHDYRNGDQLEGRDVVVVGAGNSAMDITVEASHRARTTTWSVRRPEWVLKKFFLGQASDQVALPGWLPWWVTGVRLAIGARAAGDLTKYGVPKPAHAPGRSHPVQSQQIRERLEAGAVTARPGIERLDGDRVVFVDGSSAPADLIVWATGYRVSFPFLDHSLVDPRNNDFPLWKRTVHPDLPGLYFLGLVQPIGAVMPIAESQGAWIAEMLTGDYVRPAPRLVRRQMLEDHARNKRQFYASPRHTMQVDFDAYLWDLARERKRGRKRAGTGK
- a CDS encoding pyridoxamine 5'-phosphate oxidase family protein, which codes for MKQRDAIVMSDSEVDDFLTRQRSATIATVGPQGQIHLIGMWYAWFDGHVWLETKPKSQKVVNLRRNDRMTFLVEAGHTYDTLRGVSMEGRGVVIDDDPELLERVCLQVFERYNAPYTPELRPFLDVMMHNRVVVRLDIERTRSWDHRKLGLPAMELGGSTAPSVQES
- a CDS encoding GroES family chaperonin, producing the protein MLHDRVLVDLDRDAGERRSSGGIVIPATAAMGARRLQWSKVIAVGPHARAVEVGDRVLFDPEDKAEVEVHGEVYVVMRERDVHAVAAERLEAGSTGLYL
- a CDS encoding DUF3618 domain-containing protein → MTNELTSLEREIEEARQRLASTIDQLAHRANPKTIVGREVTSVKSHFVDLESGAPRTDNILKVAGGVVGAIVLLAIIRKVVR
- a CDS encoding energy-coupling factor ABC transporter ATP-binding protein, translated to MTTPVLDVRRLAFAYPDGHQALYGVDLHVHQGERVALLGPNGAGKTTLVLHLNGILTAGAGTVTVSGLPVAKANLAQIRRRVGVVFQDPDDQLFLGSVRQDVAFGPANLGLRGKALDRRVMDALDKVGMADFADRPPHHLSFGQRRRVAVATVLAMEPEILVLDEPSSNLDPTSRRELADILRSLDVTVLMVTHDLPYALELCPRSVVLSDGVVVADAATFDVLTDDALMAAHRLELPWGFDPRSIDSLPG